Proteins encoded in a region of the Sphingomonas jaspsi DSM 18422 genome:
- a CDS encoding DUF938 domain-containing protein, whose product MAEPSLPPYGVGDLPGAGKREAPAAARNIGPIGDVLADWLPEAGTVLEIASGTGEHALAYARRFPGLDWLPTDPDTEAMASIAAWRDEGPSNLLPPQRIDATDAAWPVATADAILCINMVHISPWDSAVGLVAGAARTLRPSGRLILYGPWLERGVEPAPSNITFDGWLKERDPRFGLREVETFADLASLHGLRLVERRTMPSNNLMLLFERAGA is encoded by the coding sequence GTGGCTGAACCCAGCCTGCCGCCCTACGGCGTCGGCGACCTGCCGGGGGCCGGCAAGCGCGAGGCACCGGCCGCGGCACGCAACATCGGACCCATCGGCGACGTCCTTGCCGACTGGCTGCCGGAAGCGGGCACGGTGCTGGAAATCGCCAGCGGCACCGGCGAACATGCGTTGGCCTATGCCCGCCGCTTTCCCGGATTGGACTGGCTGCCGACCGACCCGGACACCGAAGCCATGGCCTCGATCGCCGCATGGCGCGATGAGGGCCCATCCAACCTCCTGCCCCCGCAGCGCATCGACGCCACCGACGCCGCTTGGCCGGTCGCGACGGCCGACGCCATCCTGTGCATCAACATGGTGCACATCAGCCCGTGGGACAGCGCGGTCGGCCTGGTCGCAGGCGCTGCGCGGACCTTGCGCCCGAGCGGGCGCCTGATCCTATACGGCCCGTGGCTTGAGCGGGGCGTCGAACCGGCGCCGTCGAACATCACGTTCGATGGCTGGTTGAAGGAACGCGATCCGCGCTTCGGCCTGCGCGAGGTCGAGACGTTCGCCGACCTCGCGTCGCTTCACGGCCTACGCCTTGTCGAGCGCCGGACCATGCCGTCCAACAACCTGATGCTATTGTTCGAACGGGCGGGCGCCTGA
- the gcvPA gene encoding aminomethyl-transferring glycine dehydrogenase subunit GcvPA — protein sequence MRYLPLSDADRSDMLKTIGAGSVDELFRDVPEEARLTGPIRGLPMHAPEMAVERHLGALAKKNMVAGEVPFFLGCGAYKHHVPASVDHLIQRGEFLTAYTPYQPEIAQGTLQMLFEFQTQVARLLGCEVANASMYDGSTACWEAIGMAGRVTRRKKAILSGGLHPHYVSVCKTMAKFTGDTLVTAEPRLEAATDVDELIAQIDGDTSCVVVQYPDILGRITDLAPIAEAAQAKGALLVAVVTEPVALGLIKAPGEMGADIVVGEGQSIGVGLQFGGPYVGLFATREKYVRQMPGRLAGETVDAEGKRGFVLTLSTREQHIRREKATSNICTNSGLCALAWSIHMTLLGEKGLTELAKVNHAKAVKVAERLSAVPGVRLVNDAFFNEFTLELPVEARPAVHAMVEAGVLGGVSLGRLYPSVDALKNGLVVAVTEVVSDADIDALEAALKEAVK from the coding sequence ATGCGTTATTTGCCGCTGAGCGACGCCGATCGCTCGGACATGCTGAAGACCATCGGCGCGGGCAGCGTCGACGAGCTGTTCCGTGACGTTCCCGAAGAAGCCCGGCTGACCGGCCCGATCCGCGGCCTGCCGATGCATGCGCCGGAAATGGCGGTCGAACGCCACCTCGGTGCGCTGGCCAAGAAGAACATGGTCGCGGGCGAGGTGCCCTTCTTCCTCGGTTGCGGCGCCTACAAGCACCATGTGCCGGCCAGCGTCGACCACCTCATCCAGCGCGGCGAATTCCTGACCGCCTACACGCCCTACCAGCCGGAAATCGCGCAGGGCACGCTGCAGATGCTGTTCGAATTCCAGACGCAGGTCGCACGGCTGCTCGGCTGCGAGGTCGCCAATGCGTCGATGTACGACGGCTCGACCGCCTGCTGGGAAGCGATTGGTATGGCCGGGCGCGTGACGCGGCGGAAGAAGGCGATCCTGTCGGGCGGCCTTCACCCGCATTATGTCAGCGTGTGCAAGACGATGGCCAAGTTCACCGGCGACACGCTGGTGACGGCCGAACCGCGCCTTGAAGCCGCCACCGATGTTGACGAACTGATCGCGCAGATCGACGGCGATACCAGCTGCGTCGTCGTCCAGTACCCCGATATCCTCGGCCGCATCACCGACCTAGCCCCCATCGCCGAAGCGGCGCAGGCCAAGGGCGCGTTGCTGGTCGCGGTAGTCACCGAGCCGGTGGCGCTCGGCCTCATCAAGGCGCCGGGCGAAATGGGCGCGGACATCGTCGTCGGCGAAGGCCAGTCGATCGGCGTCGGCCTGCAGTTCGGCGGGCCCTACGTCGGCCTGTTCGCGACCCGCGAAAAATATGTCCGCCAGATGCCGGGGCGTTTGGCGGGCGAGACGGTCGATGCCGAGGGCAAGCGCGGCTTCGTGCTGACCCTGTCGACCCGCGAACAACATATCCGCCGCGAGAAAGCGACGTCGAACATCTGCACCAATTCCGGCCTCTGCGCGCTGGCCTGGTCGATCCACATGACACTGCTCGGCGAAAAGGGGCTGACCGAGCTTGCCAAGGTGAACCATGCCAAGGCGGTGAAGGTGGCAGAGCGGCTGTCGGCTGTCCCTGGCGTCCGCCTCGTCAACGATGCCTTCTTCAACGAATTCACGCTCGAACTGCCGGTCGAAGCGCGGCCCGCGGTCCATGCGATGGTCGAAGCGGGCGTGCTGGGCGGGGTGTCGCTTGGGCGGCTCTATCCCAGCGTCGACGCGCTCAAGAACGGACTGGTCGTGGCGGTCACCGAAGTGGTCAGCGATGCGGATATCGACGCGCTGGAAGCGGCGCTGAAGGAGGCGGTGAAGTGA
- the gcvPB gene encoding aminomethyl-transferring glycine dehydrogenase subunit GcvPB, with translation MAGESAATGTTTGNRALMLEEPLLFEIGRRDQTGVDIDTVELGNARLGGLERDGVDLPGLSEPETVRHYTRLSRQNYAIDLGLFPLGSCTMKHNPRLNEKMARLPGFADIHPMQPQETLQGALGLIDELAHWLVTLTGMSAVAMSPKAGAHGELCGLLCIRAALEARGDARSVVLVPESAHGTNPATAAFCGYKVENIPATKEGRVDLEALKARLGPDVAAVMITNPNTCGLFEPDMKAISDAVHAAGGLVYCDGANFNAVVGKVRPGDLGVDAMHINLHKTFSTPHGGGGPGSGPVVLSEALAPFAPLPMVMKTADGLRLVEEENAGADHPQSFGRMVAFHGQMGMFTRALSYILSHGADGLAQVAEDAVLNANYILRSLEDVLDAPFAFSGPCMHEAIFSDKGFADGFSTIDVAKALIDEGFHPMTMYFPLVVHGAMLVEPTETESKANLDQFIAALRSIAEKAKAGDPALKAAPIYAPRRRLDETLAARKPILAYKTPAPDGAGTGLGAKYGGG, from the coding sequence ATGGCAGGTGAAAGCGCTGCGACCGGCACCACCACCGGCAACCGCGCGCTGATGCTCGAAGAGCCTTTGCTGTTCGAAATCGGCCGCCGCGACCAGACCGGCGTCGATATCGACACGGTCGAGCTCGGCAACGCGCGCCTTGGCGGCCTCGAACGCGATGGCGTCGACCTGCCGGGCCTGAGCGAACCCGAAACGGTGCGCCACTACACCCGCCTGTCGCGGCAGAACTACGCCATCGACCTCGGCCTTTTCCCGCTCGGATCGTGCACGATGAAGCACAACCCGCGCCTCAACGAGAAGATGGCGCGCCTGCCCGGCTTCGCCGACATCCACCCGATGCAGCCGCAGGAAACGCTGCAGGGCGCTTTGGGCCTGATCGACGAGCTGGCGCACTGGCTGGTGACGCTGACCGGCATGAGCGCGGTGGCGATGAGCCCCAAGGCCGGCGCGCATGGCGAGCTGTGCGGCTTGCTGTGCATCCGCGCCGCGCTGGAAGCGCGCGGCGATGCCCGTTCGGTCGTGCTGGTGCCGGAAAGCGCGCACGGCACCAACCCGGCGACCGCTGCCTTCTGCGGCTACAAGGTCGAAAATATTCCGGCCACCAAGGAAGGCCGCGTCGATCTCGAAGCATTGAAAGCCCGCCTCGGTCCCGATGTCGCCGCGGTGATGATCACGAACCCCAACACTTGCGGTCTGTTCGAACCGGACATGAAGGCGATCAGCGACGCGGTCCATGCCGCAGGCGGCCTGGTCTATTGCGACGGCGCGAACTTTAACGCGGTGGTCGGCAAGGTCCGCCCTGGCGACCTTGGCGTCGATGCGATGCACATCAACCTGCACAAGACCTTCTCCACCCCGCACGGCGGCGGCGGTCCGGGTTCGGGTCCGGTCGTGCTGTCGGAGGCGCTCGCGCCCTTCGCGCCGCTGCCGATGGTGATGAAGACCGCCGACGGCCTGCGCCTGGTCGAAGAGGAAAATGCCGGCGCAGATCATCCGCAGAGCTTCGGCCGCATGGTCGCCTTCCACGGACAGATGGGCATGTTCACGCGCGCGCTGAGCTATATCCTCAGCCATGGTGCCGACGGCCTCGCGCAGGTCGCGGAGGATGCGGTGCTCAACGCCAACTATATCCTCAGGAGTCTGGAAGACGTGCTCGACGCGCCGTTCGCGTTCAGCGGGCCGTGCATGCACGAAGCGATCTTCAGCGATAAGGGTTTCGCCGACGGTTTCTCGACCATCGACGTTGCGAAAGCGCTGATCGACGAAGGATTCCACCCGATGACCATGTATTTCCCGCTGGTCGTCCATGGCGCAATGCTGGTCGAGCCGACCGAGACCGAATCCAAGGCCAACCTCGACCAGTTCATCGCCGCGCTGCGCTCGATCGCGGAAAAGGCGAAGGCGGGCGATCCGGCGCTGAAGGCCGCGCCAATCTACGCACCGCGTCGCCGGCTCGACGAAACGCTGGCCGCGCGCAAACCAATACTTGCCTACAAGACGCCCGCGCCCGATGGTGCTGGCACCGGCCTGGGGGCCAAGTACGGCGGGGGTTAA
- the ispH gene encoding 4-hydroxy-3-methylbut-2-enyl diphosphate reductase, giving the protein MVSPKPPLHILIASPRGFCAGVDRAIKIVELSIERYGPPVYVRHEIVHNKFVVDRLRGMGAVFVDELDEVPDGRPVVFSAHGVPKVVPAAAEARGLDYLDATCPLVSKVHRQAQRLIEDSRHILFIGHAGHPEVIGTMGQVEEGSISLIETLDDVAAFDPTGKERLAYLTQTTLSVDDTRQIVAALVNRFPDIRGPKAEDICYATSNRQGAVKTIADRADKMLVIGAPNSSNSLRLAEVAERMAIPARLIQRASDIDWDWLGYPETLGLTAGASAPELLVREVVDALSERFDVTEEEAAHVNEDMVFKLPRELVA; this is encoded by the coding sequence ATGGTTTCCCCTAAACCCCCGCTCCACATCCTGATCGCCAGTCCCCGCGGCTTTTGCGCAGGCGTCGACCGCGCCATCAAGATCGTCGAACTGTCGATCGAGCGCTACGGCCCGCCGGTCTATGTCCGCCACGAAATCGTCCACAACAAGTTCGTGGTCGACCGGCTGCGCGGGATGGGGGCGGTGTTCGTCGACGAACTCGACGAAGTGCCCGACGGCCGACCCGTAGTGTTCAGCGCCCATGGCGTGCCCAAGGTGGTTCCCGCGGCGGCCGAGGCGCGCGGGCTCGACTATCTCGACGCCACCTGCCCGCTAGTCAGCAAGGTCCACCGCCAGGCCCAGCGCCTGATCGAGGACAGCCGCCACATCCTGTTCATCGGTCATGCCGGTCACCCCGAGGTGATCGGCACCATGGGGCAGGTCGAAGAAGGATCGATCAGCCTCATCGAAACGCTGGACGACGTCGCGGCCTTCGACCCGACCGGCAAGGAGCGGCTGGCCTATCTTACGCAGACCACCCTTTCGGTCGACGACACGCGGCAGATCGTCGCCGCTCTCGTCAACCGCTTCCCCGACATTCGCGGGCCCAAGGCGGAAGATATTTGCTACGCCACGTCCAACCGCCAGGGCGCGGTCAAGACGATCGCCGACCGCGCCGACAAGATGCTCGTCATCGGCGCCCCGAATAGCAGCAACTCGCTGCGCCTCGCCGAAGTGGCCGAGCGCATGGCCATCCCCGCGCGGCTGATCCAGCGTGCGTCGGACATCGACTGGGACTGGCTCGGCTATCCCGAAACACTGGGGCTCACCGCCGGCGCATCGGCGCCCGAACTGCTGGTCCGCGAAGTCGTCGACGCCCTGTCCGAACGCTTCGACGTGACCGAAGAGGAAGCGGCGCACGTCAACGAGGACATGGTGTTCAAGCTGCCGCGCGAACTGGTGGCCTGA
- a CDS encoding CcdC protein domain-containing protein, with protein MDAAFIQSVMPIVVVAIVLALRIRSMSKERPLKSGTLWVLPLILVALGAVSLFANPPTVIGWAICIATFAIGAAIGWQRGKMIHIWRDPANGQLMQKASPAAMLLLVGVIATRFAIRSYYGVDPAAGDHLSGQALLVTDALLTFAIGLIGFTRVEMALRAKRIDAGEEQPA; from the coding sequence ATGGACGCAGCGTTTATCCAGTCAGTCATGCCGATCGTGGTCGTCGCGATCGTGCTGGCGCTCAGGATCCGGTCCATGTCGAAGGAACGGCCGCTGAAATCGGGAACGCTGTGGGTCCTGCCCCTCATCCTCGTCGCGCTGGGCGCGGTCAGCCTGTTCGCCAATCCGCCGACGGTCATCGGATGGGCGATCTGCATTGCAACCTTTGCCATCGGCGCGGCCATCGGCTGGCAGCGCGGCAAGATGATCCACATCTGGCGCGATCCTGCCAACGGCCAGCTGATGCAAAAGGCGTCGCCCGCCGCGATGCTGCTGCTGGTCGGCGTCATCGCCACGCGCTTCGCCATCCGGTCCTACTATGGGGTCGATCCGGCAGCCGGCGACCATCTGAGCGGGCAGGCGCTGCTGGTCACCGACGCGCTGCTGACCTTCGCGATCGGGTTGATCGGCTTTACCCGGGTCGAAATGGCCTTGCGTGCCAAGCGGATCGACGCGGGCGAGGAGCAGCCGGCATGA
- a CDS encoding phosphatase PAP2 family protein produces MTIFRSGWTLALLVAIFAVAAWIGGVTNPWDIAANTALLKLRLAHPGLTQFAIAVTFFGSAYATIGFGLLAALWLVVRRRLVLAGWLAGGIALERLSADGLKLLFDRPRPNFDLPAVATSSSSFPSGHSANSLAIYLMIALTLAPARYRVPAVLAASAMGIAAGLTRPFLGVHWPTDVIGGWALALIAVWIFLWAGSRSGARPFEQ; encoded by the coding sequence ATGACGATTTTTCGATCGGGTTGGACCCTTGCCCTGCTGGTGGCGATCTTCGCCGTGGCGGCATGGATCGGGGGCGTCACCAATCCGTGGGACATTGCCGCCAACACCGCGCTGCTGAAGCTGCGGCTGGCGCATCCCGGCCTGACCCAGTTCGCGATTGCGGTGACCTTTTTCGGCAGCGCCTATGCGACCATCGGCTTCGGGCTGCTGGCGGCGCTGTGGCTGGTCGTGCGGCGGCGGTTGGTTCTCGCCGGATGGCTGGCGGGGGGCATCGCGCTCGAACGATTGTCGGCGGACGGGTTGAAGCTGCTGTTCGACCGCCCGCGTCCCAATTTCGACCTTCCCGCCGTCGCCACCAGCAGCAGCAGCTTTCCCAGCGGTCACAGCGCCAACAGCCTTGCGATCTACCTAATGATCGCGCTCACCCTCGCTCCCGCCCGTTATCGAGTTCCGGCCGTGCTTGCGGCCAGTGCGATGGGGATCGCCGCCGGGCTGACCCGGCCCTTCCTTGGCGTTCATTGGCCGACCGACGTGATCGGCGGCTGGGCGCTGGCGCTGATCGCGGTGTGGATATTCCTCTGGGCAGGCAGCCGGTCAGGCGCCCGCCCGTTCGAACAATAG
- a CDS encoding PilZ domain-containing protein — MDQSDVPQNRKSQRANVLMQASIEVSGTSLPVKLRNLSCDGALVESDKLPVEGSAVVFRRGDLAVPGRIAWTRTRHAGVSFNRKLDPEQVLRHVPQPRARVAPSFRRPGLKSQSLSAQERKFGEMWLQSGAIAPLGD, encoded by the coding sequence ATGGACCAGTCCGACGTACCCCAGAATCGCAAATCGCAGCGTGCCAATGTGCTGATGCAGGCAAGCATCGAAGTGTCCGGCACTTCGCTGCCGGTCAAGTTGCGCAACCTGTCGTGCGATGGTGCGCTGGTCGAATCCGACAAATTGCCGGTCGAAGGGTCGGCCGTTGTTTTTCGTCGCGGCGACCTCGCCGTGCCGGGGCGCATTGCCTGGACCAGGACCCGCCATGCCGGCGTCAGCTTCAACCGCAAGCTGGACCCCGAACAGGTTCTGCGTCATGTGCCGCAGCCGCGCGCACGGGTCGCGCCGTCGTTTCGCCGCCCCGGCCTCAAGTCGCAAAGCCTGAGCGCGCAGGAACGCAAGTTCGGCGAGATGTGGTTGCAGAGCGGGGCGATCGCGCCGCTGGGCGACTGA
- the gcvT gene encoding glycine cleavage system aminomethyltransferase GcvT, which yields MSDSTETLAQLPLDAWHRAKGGRMVPFAGYEMPVQYEGIMAEHLWTREYAGLFDVSHMGQLLFHGPDLDTELETLLPGDLKALKDGRLRYSMLLTEDGGIIDDLMATRRGEHFYLVVNGATKHGDIDQFRSRLPSTIVMDHMKEQALLALQGPKAVDALDALVPGVSELSFMQAGLFHWDGKPLWISRSGYTGEDGFEISVSSRDVEALADALSADERVKPIGLGARDSLRLEAGLPLYGHDLDTETTPVAADLTFAIGKRRRNDGGFAGADRILAELASGAISRRVGLNVEGRQPVREGAMVLDAEGNEVGKVTSGGFSPSLQRPIAMAYVPVALAEAGTAITLSQRGKLFQATVAPMPFVPHRYHRKPQGA from the coding sequence ATGAGCGATTCCACCGAAACTTTGGCCCAGCTGCCGCTCGATGCCTGGCATCGCGCGAAGGGCGGCCGCATGGTCCCGTTCGCGGGTTATGAAATGCCGGTCCAGTACGAAGGCATCATGGCCGAGCATCTGTGGACCCGCGAGTATGCCGGCCTGTTCGACGTCAGCCATATGGGCCAGTTGCTGTTCCATGGCCCGGACCTCGACACCGAGCTGGAAACGCTGCTGCCGGGCGACCTCAAGGCGCTGAAGGACGGCCGCCTGCGCTATTCGATGCTGCTGACCGAAGACGGGGGCATCATCGACGATTTGATGGCGACCCGTCGCGGCGAGCATTTCTACCTGGTCGTCAATGGCGCGACCAAGCATGGCGACATCGACCAGTTCCGGAGCCGTCTGCCTTCGACCATCGTCATGGATCATATGAAGGAGCAGGCGCTGCTGGCGCTGCAGGGTCCCAAGGCGGTCGATGCGCTCGACGCGCTCGTGCCCGGCGTTTCCGAACTGAGTTTCATGCAGGCGGGCCTGTTCCATTGGGACGGCAAGCCGCTGTGGATCAGCCGCTCTGGCTACACCGGCGAGGACGGATTCGAAATTTCGGTGTCGAGCCGCGACGTCGAAGCGTTGGCCGACGCGCTCTCCGCCGACGAGCGGGTCAAGCCGATCGGCCTCGGCGCGCGCGATTCGCTCCGCCTCGAAGCGGGCCTGCCGCTCTACGGCCACGACCTCGATACCGAGACGACACCGGTAGCCGCCGACCTGACCTTCGCGATCGGCAAGCGCCGCCGCAACGACGGCGGGTTCGCCGGTGCCGACCGCATTCTTGCCGAACTGGCGAGCGGCGCGATCAGCAGGCGCGTCGGCCTCAATGTCGAAGGCCGCCAGCCGGTCCGCGAGGGCGCAATGGTGCTCGACGCCGAAGGCAATGAGGTCGGCAAGGTGACCTCGGGCGGCTTCTCGCCGTCGCTGCAGCGGCCGATCGCGATGGCCTATGTGCCGGTCGCGCTGGCCGAAGCGGGCACCGCCATCACCCTTTCGCAGCGCGGCAAGCTGTTCCAGGCGACCGTCGCACCGATGCCTTTCGTCCCCCACCGCTATCACCGCAAACCGCAGGGAGCCTGA
- a CDS encoding class I SAM-dependent methyltransferase, giving the protein MQDAVKPDAPTSTSQWDAADYAKVGGFVPALGQAALDLLDPHPGEEILDVGCGDGTLTLKIREAGASVVGIDNSESMIAAARAKGLDARLMDASEMRFSEAFDAAFSNATLHWILAKDRAARAIWFAIRPSGRFAGEMGGEGNLARLREALDDVLVLRGYGPPTYAANWYPSVDDFVETYEAAGFRDIDARLIERPTPLAHGVAPWVLTFRAGWMDRAGVPLSERQSIADEVADRVGTTTADYVRLRFWMRKP; this is encoded by the coding sequence GTGCAAGACGCTGTGAAGCCCGACGCGCCGACCTCAACCAGCCAGTGGGACGCTGCCGACTATGCCAAGGTCGGCGGTTTCGTGCCCGCGCTGGGTCAGGCGGCGCTCGACCTGCTCGATCCGCATCCGGGCGAGGAAATCCTCGACGTCGGCTGCGGCGACGGCACGCTGACGCTCAAGATTCGCGAAGCGGGTGCCAGCGTCGTCGGCATCGACAATAGCGAAAGCATGATCGCCGCCGCCCGCGCCAAGGGCCTCGACGCGCGGCTGATGGACGCGTCGGAAATGCGATTTTCCGAGGCGTTCGACGCGGCCTTTTCCAATGCCACGCTGCACTGGATCCTTGCCAAGGATCGCGCCGCCCGCGCCATTTGGTTCGCGATTCGCCCCAGCGGGCGCTTTGCCGGGGAAATGGGCGGGGAGGGTAATCTTGCCCGCCTGCGCGAGGCGCTGGACGATGTGCTCGTCCTGCGCGGCTACGGACCACCGACCTATGCCGCCAACTGGTATCCCAGCGTCGACGATTTCGTCGAAACCTATGAGGCCGCGGGCTTCCGCGACATCGACGCCCGCCTGATCGAACGGCCGACCCCGCTGGCACACGGTGTCGCCCCCTGGGTGCTGACCTTCCGCGCCGGCTGGATGGACCGTGCCGGGGTGCCGCTGTCCGAACGTCAATCCATTGCCGACGAGGTCGCCGACCGCGTCGGAACTACCACCGCAGACTATGTCCGCCTCCGCTTCTGGATGAGGAAACCTTAA
- the gcvH gene encoding glycine cleavage system protein GcvH — translation MSLYFTKDHEWIRVEGDVATVGISDHAQAALGDIVFAEVPEAGRTLSKGDDAAVVESVKAASDVYAPVSGEVVEGNAAIADEPSLINSDPQGAGWFFKMKLSDESELGGLMDEAAYQDWCKTL, via the coding sequence ATGAGCCTCTATTTCACCAAGGACCATGAATGGATCCGCGTCGAGGGCGACGTGGCGACCGTCGGCATTTCCGACCATGCGCAGGCTGCGCTGGGCGATATCGTCTTTGCCGAAGTCCCCGAAGCGGGCCGCACCCTGTCCAAGGGCGATGACGCCGCGGTGGTCGAAAGCGTCAAGGCCGCCAGCGACGTCTATGCCCCGGTGTCGGGCGAAGTCGTCGAAGGCAATGCCGCCATCGCCGACGAACCTTCGCTGATCAACAGCGACCCGCAGGGCGCGGGCTGGTTCTTCAAGATGAAGCTCAGCGATGAAAGCGAGCTCGGCGGCCTGATGGACGAAGCCGCCTACCAGGATTGGTGCAAGACGCTGTGA
- a CDS encoding ABA4-like family protein, with translation MNWDAIFGFTNIVALIAWAMLLLMPRGPKTMAMILYLGVGLLCFTYLALIVSMHAGWLNANRLPGAPPPNFLDYNIAGLRNLFMSDGGLVMGWTHYLAFDLFVGQWVAKDADHKGFSRIVQVPFLLLIFMVGPVGFFIWLLVRDRRARKLAPTDGKRG, from the coding sequence ATGAACTGGGATGCGATCTTCGGGTTCACCAATATCGTCGCGCTGATCGCGTGGGCGATGCTGCTGCTGATGCCGCGCGGGCCGAAGACGATGGCGATGATCCTGTATCTCGGTGTCGGTTTGCTGTGTTTCACCTACCTCGCGCTGATCGTGTCGATGCACGCCGGCTGGCTCAACGCCAACCGCCTGCCCGGCGCGCCGCCGCCCAATTTCCTCGACTATAATATCGCGGGCCTCCGCAACCTTTTCATGAGCGACGGCGGGCTGGTGATGGGCTGGACCCATTACCTCGCCTTCGACCTGTTCGTCGGCCAGTGGGTGGCCAAGGACGCCGACCACAAGGGCTTTTCGCGGATCGTCCAAGTGCCGTTCCTGCTCCTGATCTTCATGGTCGGCCCGGTCGGTTTCTTCATCTGGCTGCTGGTTCGTGACCGGCGCGCGCGCAAGCTTGCGCCGACCGACGGCAAGCGTGGCTGA
- the rnhA gene encoding ribonuclease HI, translating to MTDLPLVEIFTDGACKGNPGPGGWGAILRSAGKERELSGGESPTTNNRMELMAAIEALNALKKPCQVSLTTDSNYVRDGITKWVHGWQRNGWKTADKKPVKNAELWQALVEAVKPHRIDWHWVRGHNGHPENERADALACAEAEKRR from the coding sequence ATGACCGATCTTCCGCTGGTCGAGATTTTCACCGACGGCGCCTGCAAGGGCAACCCGGGACCCGGCGGCTGGGGCGCGATCCTGCGGTCCGCCGGCAAGGAACGCGAACTGTCGGGCGGCGAGTCGCCGACCACCAACAACCGCATGGAACTGATGGCCGCGATCGAGGCGCTGAACGCGCTGAAGAAGCCGTGCCAGGTCAGCCTGACGACCGACAGCAATTATGTACGCGACGGGATCACCAAGTGGGTCCACGGCTGGCAGCGCAACGGCTGGAAGACTGCCGACAAGAAGCCGGTCAAGAATGCCGAGCTGTGGCAGGCGCTGGTGGAAGCGGTGAAGCCGCACCGAATCGACTGGCACTGGGTCCGCGGCCATAACGGCCATCCGGAAAATGAGCGCGCAGACGCGCTCGCCTGCGCCGAGGCGGAGAAACGCCGCTAG
- a CDS encoding NAD(P)/FAD-dependent oxidoreductase yields MAITDILIVGGGIAGASLAARLAGERKVTLIEAEDLCGRHSTGRSAAFWQASLGAGTPERTLSLLSKPFFDANWPWGDVPLLRRRGTLHLIHEEGQRLRDIESSGEFALDYLDRAALDAKLPGLRDQWIGAWWEPSCADIEVAAFHAACLAAARRKGAAIRTDHQLRTATRQGDGWRVETSGGDIEAGIIVDAAGAWGDEVAARCGVGAIGLTPKRRTVVQLRIGRGDCRDIPMVTDLHESFYFKGEGERSVWVCPLDETPVEPCDAAPEELDVAIAIDRFEKAVRWPVEAVERKWAGLRTFTADKRMRFGFDPDEPGFFWCVGQGGMGIQTAPAASLLSARLILGQPLGDELAGLSANDFAPKA; encoded by the coding sequence ATGGCCATAACCGACATCCTGATTGTGGGCGGCGGCATCGCCGGGGCGAGCCTTGCGGCGCGGCTGGCGGGCGAGCGAAAGGTCACGCTGATCGAGGCCGAGGATTTGTGCGGGCGCCATTCGACCGGGCGTTCGGCGGCCTTCTGGCAGGCCAGCCTCGGTGCGGGGACGCCCGAGCGGACGTTAAGCCTGCTGTCCAAGCCCTTCTTCGACGCAAACTGGCCGTGGGGCGACGTGCCGCTCTTGCGCCGTCGCGGCACGCTGCACCTGATCCACGAGGAGGGTCAGCGCCTGCGCGACATCGAAAGCAGCGGCGAATTTGCGCTCGACTATCTTGATCGCGCCGCGCTCGACGCGAAACTGCCCGGCCTGCGCGACCAGTGGATCGGCGCCTGGTGGGAACCGAGCTGCGCCGACATCGAAGTCGCCGCCTTCCACGCCGCCTGCCTCGCTGCGGCCCGGCGCAAAGGGGCCGCGATTCGCACCGACCATCAACTGCGCACCGCGACCAGGCAGGGCGACGGGTGGCGTGTCGAAACCAGCGGCGGCGACATCGAGGCCGGCATCATCGTAGACGCAGCCGGCGCCTGGGGCGACGAGGTCGCTGCGCGTTGCGGCGTCGGGGCGATCGGCCTGACCCCCAAGCGGCGCACGGTCGTCCAGCTGCGCATCGGGCGCGGCGATTGCCGTGACATCCCGATGGTCACCGACCTTCACGAAAGCTTCTACTTCAAGGGCGAGGGTGAGCGCAGCGTGTGGGTCTGCCCGCTGGACGAGACCCCGGTCGAACCCTGCGATGCGGCCCCAGAGGAACTGGACGTGGCGATTGCCATCGACCGGTTCGAAAAGGCGGTGCGCTGGCCGGTGGAAGCGGTCGAGCGCAAATGGGCGGGCCTCAGGACCTTCACGGCCGACAAGCGGATGCGATTCGGCTTCGACCCGGACGAGCCCGGCTTCTTCTGGTGCGTCGGGCAGGGGGGCATGGGCATCCAGACCGCGCCCGCGGCATCGTTGCTGTCGGCACGACTGATCCTTGGCCAGCCGCTGGGCGACGAATTGGCCGGTCTCAGCGCGAACGATTTCGCGCCGAAGGCCTAG